AGTGTTTAAAATTCCATCTACACGTTAATTTGCTAAATTAAGCTTACAGGTGAGCTGGCAGTATAACCAACAAAGGATAATTAGTTTTTGGAGAGCCCTGCTACATGGGACCTTCCTTCCATGTGATTCCTTCTAACTCAAAAAGATGGAGTTCTACATGGAACCTCAATAATTATAAACTCGCCCAATTTGGTATAATACCTGCCACTGAGATGTGGCTAGAAGCACCCTTGGTCGGattgacttcacatagtcatATGCAGCATCAGGGGTCATATCCTTGTGTTGCACCtatgtgaaagagaaagatCGGTAAAggcaaaaaattttcaactatttCAAGGCTTTTAGAATTGGTATACGCACCAGGTAGCATATCACAATGGTCGTACTACGGCCCCGGCCGGCTTTACAGTGAACGTATGTAGTTCGTCCACATGATGCATTTTCTTCAACAGACAGCATCGATAAAAACACAAATAACTAAATAGTTTTTCTTCGAGAAGAAAAGCACGAATTAGAATCAAAAGATAAGGCCTTCATATGCATcgaagaaattttttattcccAATTCCTCCTAAAGAGCTCAGAATATTCAATCGCTTTCATTGATATTAGTCTTAGCATTTCCATTGTAAGCCAAAGAAAGATATAAAATTGGAGGGATTTAAGATTTGCAAATTGTCCGATAACTTATGGAAAAGGATATACAAGACACGCAGAGATCCAACAAAATACACAGTCAATTCTTTGGTTTTCTTAGTACAAATGATATGCCTCATACATTTAGCATGCAAACTTTTTTCAACATCATTGTTGCAGTAATACAGCAAACAGGGACGATAAGTCTCAAGAAATGCTTACCGTGAATAAACTCTACAGCTCGGCATATAGAGTGCAGGGACGGAGCAAAGCAATAGTCTCTTGTAGGAATCACCAGATGATTGATGCCATAAGcctatgaaaaagaaaattctaaatggTATTATTACCGTAAGACGATTTGCCAGAAAACCAAATAACAGAGTGAAGATCTTTCGATGTAGGAATGACATTAAAAGGACGTAGCCACTGCTCTAAGGATTCCCAGCGAATAAGGAAGCGACAGCATATATGCAAAAGTTATACTCACCTTATAGAGTGCTGTTGGAACCAAAGTTTCATACGGCTCGTTCAAAGTAACCACTCCATCAACACCAAGCTTTTTTAGGCATGGAACATCAGAAGGAAACGGAACAGCACCCAACAGTATAAACTGAAAACAAGAAGATGTGAATGACCAATAATGGAATTGCTCGAGCCTGGTAAAGACGACTTTTACGTAGAATCAATCCATCGAGGGCCTTCCAGATCAATTCTATTCTCAACAATATAGGCACACAACAAAAGGAAACCGACTTCTTAATAACTTTTCTCTAACTAAGCCAGAAAACCATCATAGCCAAATAACAATATCAACAGCAATCATGCATGCACATCAACCATTACCGATTTTATGACACGTTCTAGACAGGAAATGATGAAGCAAACCATCGTACAATCAATTTATCCATGATAGTTCAGTAGAATCCTTAGTCTGCAATCATATGTTTTTTATAAAACACACTATGCGCAAGGCAGCTCCgtgtctctgtgtgtgtgtgtgtgtgacaaGCACAACCTAAGCCACTACATCAAATTTTCCTAATTGTTCACAGCTTAAACAGTCACTGCTGTCAACTCACGGATAACAAGAAATTAAACTGCCCAGATGATCAATACTGCAGAAAAATTATACACGCTGGTAATAATATGCATCATGCAGAAGCAAAAATGAAATCGCAGATGCTTAATGGTACCAACGACGGTAtacacagattttttttttttttttttttttttataaccgaggtgtccgcacggccggcgagctatggctcaaaccaacggtggagcacgactattccTCGGAGGGCTAGCGCAGCATCCCACCGTCACGACCCCGCTTAAATTaccgacgcctacgagtttcgaACCCAGTACCTCTTGTGAAAGGAACTgggctcaaaccatcgcggcTACCGATGGGTGGGTATATACACAGAGAGAGTTCATTGGTCCATATTTGTAAAATGCCAATCAAACAAAAACAGAAGATCCAAAATTCCATAACAAAATTTTATACCTCACCAATACGGTCCCACCACCTGAATTCAACCTGAATCCGATTCCTCACGACGTTGTAAAGCAGAGTCGGGTAAAACAAAGCGCGAGCACCAGCTCCGATCACCGCCCTCTTCACATGAATCGGCACAACACTCTCGTTTCCATTCCCCAGCACAATCTCACCATCGACACACAGCCCTACCTCCCCACCAACACCGGCACCGACATCCACCTCTCCTCCTTCTTTCAATTCCTCAATATACATAGCCCCAATCGACAAACCAAAGTCAAATCAAAAACCTCCCCCACAAGCAAATCTCTATCCCGAATCCCGATCCAATCTAGGTCACCGTCGGAGAGAGGACAGAAATTCTGCGAAGAAGCGAGCGGTCGAGCATCGAGCGACGGATACTTAAAGCGCGATTTCTCCGCGAGATCACCATGAGCACGACGTCCCCAAGGGGAAAGAGAATCGGGACCGATCGGGACCGATCGGGACGACAATCACGAGGCGAGAGCCTAATTAAGCTTTCGGAGCACGATCGGAGGACGAAATTGAAGATCCGAAACGATCCGACTCGATTCGATCGATCGAACCTACACCTAGCTAAcccttcgtcgtcgtcgtcgtcgtcgtcgtcttcttcttcttctgtggagtttctttttgtcaatttcacCTTGAATGATCGGCAAGAGAATAACGCAAATGCTACTCCAACTGGTTTTCCCCCAACAACTTGTAGGGACAGAGAGACAGGGTACGGATAACGTGACCGACAGGTTAGGGAGGACATGGGCGAAAGGTATTGAGTGGATGCCACGTGGCAAGCAGATGGGATATGATGAAGTGTAAAGTGGGGCCCGCCgggcattttttttctttcatttttttggtcgaaccgCTGGGTAATTTACGGGGCATGTAAaatgtttgtttctttttattttttccgccAAATAATAAAATCCATGTTCCACGGTTACAACGCATATTCGTCAATATGAAACTAAACTTAACTTCATGAACTACATGTTTTCTTTGATAGACCACTTAGTAATATCCCTTGAGAAAAGTTAGTTTAGTTTTGCGTTTTAACCGAGTTACAGTAACATGTCATGACCGGAAACAGGACGCAACATTTAACTTCAAAAGTCGACCTTAAATTCCTGTAccaagacaagaaaagaaaaaaaaaaaaagatatgccTCGTACGTTTGTTAAAAGATCACAGGCAATTTTATATATTGTTGTTCGAATGGCATGAATACCATGGGTCTGAAGTTAAAGGTATTAAACGTCCAAAAAGAAATGCTACGAGTAAGATCGTACACTGATTGATCAACACTAATTAGATTCTCCGAACATGATCAACACGAACCAGATTCTTTCCACACTTTGGCCAAGATAAATATACTTCACATGCCTTCCAAaaagttattatttttcatttctccaTAGAAGATTTTACCAAACTCGTATTCGGATCGATtaaacttcatttttatttttaccaagAATATAGTAATATTGGcgatttttcggattttccaaCCTCTTTGTTACATGCACCCTAAGTCCATTTTGTGTGTGGAAAAATTATCCAGAGACAGTAATCTAAAAACATAACTAGAACTCACCCAAGtacaaaaagggagaaataaGTGACAGAGGACCCACTGAGAATTAAACACCAAAGTTAAATATTTCTTACGTATATCTGACGTCACCCCCTCGCAAGAACCTAAGAGCGCGTTTGCGGTCTGAATTTGCCAATTTCCTCGTTAACCCACAATTGCTCACCCATCAATTTACCCTGACCCCGTCCCACCATCTATGAATCCTCCATTTTTTTCATCGattatcctttttcttcttaattTAGGCAAAAGATGTctactttctcttttcttttcttttcttttaactcTTTTTCGGGCCAATCAAATACTTTGTTAACTCGATGTATGACCCAATAAGCATGCGATCCTactgatgaagaaattgggaGGGTGGGGATACTAATATCATAAGTGCAAGGTTCGACTCGGCATTCGGCGGAGCAAAagtcaaagagagagagttagggatacgacaaataaataaaaaaaaactcagtgtATTTATCCTTTGCGATCTTACCCCCGTATGGTGCAAAAATCAGAAATTGACCGGTTGTTTTagataattaaaagaaaatatccCAATTTTCGAATTCGAACATGCTCTAAAAAGTGTCTGAAATACGCAATTCATGGGAACCGCATATGTTTTTTCTCTAGCACAATCTTGCATCTCAGGAGGAATATAGAAGAATATGCTTGCTGGTTCAGGACAAGCTCATCTCAGCCAAGGGAAAGTAAAGAGCATTCTGGACTTGCAGAGAACACAGGAATGCAGAATTGACCATTCAGATTCTGAATATGCCATCAGGCTACATGCATACCAGAAGCATATCCTCTCTAGCCTTCCTTTCGGGGGGCGCATACGCGATTGCGATCGTTCGAGGGACCGATCTCCAACGGTAGCACAGTCGCTTTCATGTGGATTTCACGGCAAATCTCGTGCAAAGCGTCCTTATCAAAAGTTTCGAAAGATCGAAATCCCAGATTTTCCTTCTAGGTGCAGCTACCATCCTCTGGCTACTTCATAAAAGTTTCTAAAGGTGCTTACTTTGGTGTGGTACATGCGGATTTGTAGAGCCGCCCGTTTCTTCACACAGCCAGGAATGAAGAGTAACCGATGCACAAAAAGTCAAAGCAGAGGCGAATCGTCAATGGAAAATTCATGGCTCCATGTTCAACTTTACATCATCAAAGTGaatgtaaagagagagagagagagagagagagagagcatgtatTAAGCAAATGGGTCATTAATGTTTTGTCACAACAACCCACTAAACATCCCTTTCAGCTGTAGCCATCATGGTCCATTAATATAGTCAAAGATCACTCAAAAGATGAATGGTTGCAAGTTTTTGGTTAAGACCAGAAACACTCAACCACTACTTTCATCTCTTTGCATATTCACCAACCAATGAACAAAGAAGCTCCCAAGAACCAACAGGCACAAAGATCCAATCCAAAACCTGCTTGACGCGAGTTCATTGATGGCCAATCTCGCGAATCGTAGAGCACAAGTCAGCGGAAATTTCCTCTGCGGGACACGATCCACGTAGCGCGAGAATTCCTGTATGGAGAACTGAATTGAAGCACTAAATGAATATCTTGTGTACAGAATGATTTTCTCAGGCAATTAAGAATTGAGGGAGGGGGGAAGGGGGTTGCAAAGATAGTAAGAGCGAGAAAAATAATCAAGTCCACAAGGGTATACATGTACCTGTTAGCTAACAAAATCTGCTTGTATAGTTTCAATTGGCTCCGAGAATTCAAAAGCAACAGATTGAACATCTAGTCTTTTATAGTATTGTAATGAGTTAGACGTGTGAATTCTCTGCACAATTGAGAGTTGTCACAAATCCTATATGGTCCTCGGAATCGTCCAAAACGAAGTTGTTGCCAGGGGTGCAATCCATGCCGGAAGCATCAAGGTCAGCAAGAGAGGATGTGAAAACTACAGACATTTTTCCATCATAAAATAGCAGTAAAATTTTCAGGCTAGCTAAAGCTTGGAGGTACTTCACTTGATttaccaacaaaaaagaaacagtgCTTCTTTGTTGAGTACAAACTAAGTAAGACTCAACCAGATATTTCTCCATGTGTTTAGCTATCAGTACAAAAACATGGCCCGTTTCAATATGAAGCAGCGTGATGACATGATTACTGAGTGGACCAAGGCAAAGGGCAATTAGCTTCCAATCAAAATAGTCCCGTACTAAAGTGCGTCCTTAACCTCTAAGATAAGATCATTATATTAAGCATCACGCTGACGCCTGCAAGAGGAGTCACTTCAATGAGGTTGAGTGAATGCTTGGCTTTGTTTAATGGTGTCACCCGTAGGCAACATCATTTTAAGCCaccttaaattttttcacaacttttcaaattttacgtTTATGTTTGTGGCTTCGGCGAGACATCCAAACCGGGCTTTCTGGTTTTGAAAACCACAAGAATGCCTTGAAATTTTGTTCTATGTATCCAATAGAATAATATAGAACTGGTTAATATAAGGTGCAGATACTTATCTAGCTCCAAGAATAGATGGCAAATTATAAACTCCACCCAAGCATATTGGTCATCATATATGTGTCCAATATGTTTTAGCAAAGCCAAAGGCCAAAAGAGAATTTTCAGCTCTAGCTCACAAAGATAACCCCAGCAATAAGAGAAATGCCGCAGAACGGGAAAAACTTTCTCTGTTTATTAGCATGCCAATGTGCAAGAAAACTACTTTCAAATAAGTGtgtttctcattttcttaatcCGTTCACAACCCACCTACATCACACAGGAACTTCAAAAGGCGCTTTTAAACCTCTTAAGGGTCAGCATAAACCTCATCAGGGAACACATCCCTCCACCTTGCATATACCAATCCATACACCTCCAAACAAGACAAACTCCTTCATCATTTACCGACAATCACGCCGGTCCCCCACCCAAAGAAAAAACACGAAAAAAATCAATAAGAAGTTGACAAAAATGGTGCAGGCCTGGCATAATCTCCAAGGAATCAAGCTAAGCAATCACCGTGCCAGCAATCAGAGTCAAGAAAAGTTGCAATTGGCCAATACTTGTACTCTAAAAGGTTCAAGAACGATTGCTCCGGAATACTCGGATAAAAGGCTGATAAGTAACAGGCAGAACTATCATCAATAGGAGATTGAACTGTCTGGAAGCAGAATCGTATGAAAGCAATATCCCATTGCTTGCCAACATCTTCTGGACTTTTCACTCCATTCTATGCACGATTAGGCAGCTAGTCACCCAGTCCTTGTGCACCTTAATGACAAGCAATCTAATTTAGCATTTAATGCGCTGGACTTCCTGTTCTGCAAGATCACCTCGATCTCTCACTCACGAGAGATACAAGATCGTTGTCACCACATTTCTTCAGATGTTTGACTATGTCATCAGCATATAAAGCTCGGAGGCTTACACCTTTATCAAGCATCATCCTCATAACCTTGGCAGCCTCAACCATATGGTTACGCAGACAAAGCTGGTGCACAAGAACAGAATACACATCAGAATCAATTGAAAGCAAGAACCCCATTTTCTCAATctcatcaaaaaattgaaatcctTCCAACACCCTCCCCTCAGTACAAAGCTCCTTTATGATAAGGCTAGAAGCCAAACCATCAGGTTTCAACCCACAATCCAGCAATCTTTTAAAAAGCATTACCGCCTCACAGAAAAATTTATGTCTCATCAAAGACACCACCATAGAACTATAACAATCCCCATTTGGAACAGAACCTTCTGagacaattttatcaattaactTATAAGCCTCCTCCAATTGGCCTTTCTTGCAAAGGCCCTCAAGTAGAGCAGCAACTGTGACTCTATTAGGGGCGCAACCACAAGCTATCATTCTATCCAATATTCCCAGTGCCTCCGTTGTCAAACCTCGGTTAGAAAAGCTCTGAATAACTGAAGTATAAGTAACCACATTTGGACTACAATCACCGCCGTCTTTCTCCATCTCTGTCAACAATTCCATTGTCCAATCCATATTCCCATTCCTACACACACCATCAAGGAGAGTTGAGTAAACCACCACATTCGGCACACAGCCATGTCCTCTCATTAGCTTGATCAACTGGTAAGCATTTTCCAACCTACCCACATTGCAAAACCCTTTAAGCATCCCCACAAAGGTGATCATATCAGGGTACAGGCCGACCTCGCTCATCTCTCTCATCAATTTCTCCGCAGTATCCATATCCTCCTTATGACAGAACAACCTAATAACAATATTGTAAGCTGTTGTATCAGCCCTGACACTGAATTCGGGCATCTTTCTGAGCACCCATAAGGCTTCATCAGCAAGCTTAGCTTCCTTGCACAAATTCAAAACTACCTTAACGCCCTTGACACTGACTGGACACTCCTCAACACTGTAAGACTCGATAACATCCCAAATGACTCGTGGGTTTTGTCTAATTTCAAAGATCTCACAAGCTTTAGCATACATATAAGAGCTGTGCCTGTAACTCGGCTGAAGACCAGACCATACGAAGAACCTGAGACCCGAAAGAGATTGATCAGTGGAGCACCTGGATAACACTTCATTGACACACGAAGAGTCGAGATTAGCTCGGGCAGTGGCAAGGGCTTTCTCAATGTTACCCCCATTTTGCTGGACACAAGAGTAAAATCTCTCAGCAGGAGAGGTTGCAGAGGAGTGCAAGGTTGAAAATGTGTGAACTTTGGAGGTGACTGAGGCCGAAATCACGCGAGCAATGGACAAGAGTGACATGGGTTGCAAAGAAGTTTGGGCTTTTTAGTTGTGGCCGCGAGGCAAGGTTGCAGATTGATTGCATTCAAGATACAACCTTTTGTTCATTTCGTGCTAGCAACAGATGCGGAGAGGGCAGGTTCCTTGGTTTTTTTATCTTAAGGGCACTCCCTCCATCGGTCCAACAATAAAAAATCTGGCCGGGGGCATGCTGCTGAATTTCGTGACTGCAATGAATCTGTGTACTCTCAAATGAAATGCGTCCTACGATTCATGAAAACTAGTGGGAGAGTCGCATGAAGTAACCTGACAAGGGACTGAGTTATAAACAAGAAGAAGCTCAGTCAAATTCAACCCCGATGGAAGAACTCTTTTCTAATTGAATGAACAAGTTCTGTTGCGGCATGTAAATGTTAGCACTCCTCTCCTTTCTCGTTGACTTCTCAGTTCTCACTCATTCATTCTCCGTCCATCATGTCTCCCACTGTGATTCTGATCCCATTATCGGAGTCATCGCATCATAGG
This sequence is a window from Rhodamnia argentea isolate NSW1041297 chromosome 3, ASM2092103v1, whole genome shotgun sequence. Protein-coding genes within it:
- the LOC115727293 gene encoding pentatricopeptide repeat-containing protein At5g47360 isoform X1, translating into MSLLSIARVISASVTSKVHTFSTLHSSATSPAERFYSCVQQNGGNIEKALATARANLDSSCVNEVLSRCSTDQSLSGLRFFVWSGLQPSYRHSSYMYAKACEIFEIRQNPRVIWDVIESYSVEECPVSVKGVKVVLNLCKEAKLADEALWVLRKMPEFSVRADTTAYNIVIRLFCHKEDMDTAEKLMREMSEVGLYPDMITFVGMLKGFCNVGRLENAYQLIKLMRGHGCVPNVVVYSTLLDGVCRNGNMDWTMELLTEMEKDGGDCSPNVVTYTSVIQSFSNRGLTTEALGILDRMIACGCAPNRVTVAALLEGLCKKGQLEEAYKLIDKIVSEGSVPNGDCYSSMVVSLMRHKFFCEAVMLFKRLLDCGLKPDGLASSLIIKELCTEGRVLEGFQFFDEIEKMGFLLSIDSDVYSVLVHQLCLRNHMVEAAKVMRMMLDKGVSLRALYADDIVKHLKKCGDNDLVSLVSERSR
- the LOC115727293 gene encoding pentatricopeptide repeat-containing protein At5g47360 isoform X2, with protein sequence MNKRFFVWSGLQPSYRHSSYMYAKACEIFEIRQNPRVIWDVIESYSVEECPVSVKGVKVVLNLCKEAKLADEALWVLRKMPEFSVRADTTAYNIVIRLFCHKEDMDTAEKLMREMSEVGLYPDMITFVGMLKGFCNVGRLENAYQLIKLMRGHGCVPNVVVYSTLLDGVCRNGNMDWTMELLTEMEKDGGDCSPNVVTYTSVIQSFSNRGLTTEALGILDRMIACGCAPNRVTVAALLEGLCKKGQLEEAYKLIDKIVSEGSVPNGDCYSSMVVSLMRHKFFCEAVMLFKRLLDCGLKPDGLASSLIIKELCTEGRVLEGFQFFDEIEKMGFLLSIDSDVYSVLVHQLCLRNHMVEAAKVMRMMLDKGVSLRALYADDIVKHLKKCGDNDLVSLVSERSR
- the LOC115727295 gene encoding phosphatidylglycerophosphate phosphatase PTPMT1, whose translation is MYIEELKEGGEVDVGAGVGGEVGLCVDGEIVLGNGNESVVPIHVKRAVIGAGARALFYPTLLYNVVRNRIQVEFRWWDRIGEFILLGAVPFPSDVPCLKKLGVDGVVTLNEPYETLVPTALYKAYGINHLVIPTRDYCFAPSLHSICRAVEFIHENASCGRTTYVHCKAGRGRSTTIVICYLVQHKDMTPDAAYDYVKSIRPRVLLATSQWQAVQQFYYLKVKKVDLRSHLSDLVFKTCVAKIQRDRLPFDDGSVVVVTESDLVGYDPSLECGDVKSDIWADLRVVYRVRYAGQSALARISCLWLRCRAEKVSGEQVVTDSGCAIGSNHLSGISVDIHVY